The Hyphococcus flavus genome contains a region encoding:
- a CDS encoding glycosyltransferase family 2 protein yields the protein MNATQTRHTELIRPRPSRPLISVVVPCYNEEEAVGVFSAAISETLSVADFGYEIVFIDDGSSDKTREALIALAQHEQKVRVIALSRNFGKEAALTAGLDHARGDAVVVMDADLQDPPALIMAFVEKWREGFDVVYGARADRARDTFAKRLSAEGFYRFFNRISKIKLPDDAGDFRLMDRRVVKAIKSLPERSRFMKGLFAWAGYSTIGVPYARPERAAGETKFSFWRLWNFALDGIVSFSTAPLRIWSYVGVVIALLSFAYASFIILRTLLTGVDVPGYASIVVLILFFGSVQLISVGVLGEYIARLFTEVKRRPIYLVDEVYDNEGESSQSHQERYSVKSAS from the coding sequence ATGAACGCAACTCAAACGCGACATACCGAACTGATCCGGCCGCGGCCTTCACGGCCGCTTATTTCCGTTGTTGTTCCGTGTTATAATGAAGAAGAGGCGGTCGGCGTCTTTTCTGCAGCGATAAGTGAAACACTCTCTGTTGCGGATTTCGGCTACGAAATCGTTTTTATTGATGATGGTTCCAGCGATAAAACGCGTGAAGCGCTCATCGCGCTTGCTCAGCATGAGCAAAAAGTTCGTGTAATCGCTTTGTCCCGCAATTTCGGCAAGGAAGCAGCGCTAACGGCGGGCCTCGACCATGCGCGCGGTGATGCTGTTGTGGTCATGGATGCTGATTTGCAAGATCCTCCGGCTCTTATCATGGCGTTTGTGGAAAAGTGGCGCGAGGGCTTCGATGTCGTCTACGGCGCTCGCGCGGACAGAGCGCGAGACACGTTCGCCAAGCGACTTTCCGCAGAAGGCTTTTATCGCTTTTTCAACCGGATTTCGAAAATCAAGCTTCCCGATGATGCCGGCGACTTCAGGCTAATGGATCGCCGTGTCGTAAAAGCGATCAAGTCGCTGCCGGAGCGTTCGAGGTTTATGAAAGGCCTGTTCGCCTGGGCTGGTTATTCAACGATCGGCGTTCCCTATGCACGGCCGGAACGCGCCGCCGGTGAAACAAAGTTCAGTTTTTGGCGGCTTTGGAACTTTGCTTTGGACGGCATCGTGAGTTTTTCAACGGCGCCGCTGCGTATATGGAGTTATGTGGGTGTTGTGATCGCACTGCTGTCGTTCGCCTATGCGTCGTTTATTATCTTGCGAACTTTGCTGACTGGCGTCGATGTGCCTGGTTATGCTTCTATTGTTGTGTTGATTTTATTTTTTGGCAGTGTGCAGCTTATTTCTGTTGGCGTTCTCGGCGAGTATATCGCTCGGCTATTTACAGAAGTGAAGCGCAGGCCGATCTATCTTGTTGATGAGGTTTACGATAATGAAGGCGAAAGCAGTCAATCGCATCAGGAAAGATACTCAGT
- the trpS gene encoding tryptophan--tRNA ligase, whose protein sequence is MSDMNTSMRVLSGIQTSGMMHIGNYIGAIRKFAMLQHEFECFYFLADMHSITVWQDPEKLRAQTLHIAASYIASGVDPEVATIFPQSGVRAHAELAWIFNCIARLGWLDRMTQFKDKAGKNSERASVGLYTYPVLQAADILVYKATHVPVGEDQKQHLELSRDIAAKFNHDYNAPHFFPLPEPLIKGQFGEAGARIMSLRDGTAKMSKSDPSENACIFLSDDADAIAKKIKKAKSDPDPLPSEPDGLEGRPEAANLVGIFAALSGKSQEEVLTDFGGQGFGVFKPALADLVVDKIAPISAELRRLEADPAFLQGVLKKGAERASAVADPIVKEVKEVVGFLV, encoded by the coding sequence ATGAGTGACATGAATACATCAATGCGCGTCCTCTCCGGAATTCAAACATCCGGCATGATGCATATTGGCAATTATATTGGCGCTATCAGAAAATTCGCCATGCTGCAGCATGAATTCGAATGTTTCTATTTTTTGGCGGACATGCATTCGATTACGGTATGGCAGGATCCGGAAAAGTTACGCGCGCAAACACTCCATATTGCAGCGTCTTACATTGCTTCAGGCGTTGATCCGGAAGTGGCCACCATCTTTCCGCAATCAGGTGTGCGCGCCCACGCAGAACTGGCATGGATTTTCAACTGCATTGCGCGGCTCGGATGGCTTGATCGCATGACGCAATTCAAGGACAAGGCCGGTAAGAATTCCGAACGTGCATCAGTCGGGCTTTATACATATCCTGTTCTTCAGGCTGCGGATATACTTGTTTACAAGGCAACGCATGTTCCCGTTGGAGAGGATCAAAAACAGCACCTCGAACTTTCGCGCGACATAGCCGCGAAGTTCAATCACGACTACAACGCGCCGCATTTTTTCCCCCTTCCTGAGCCGCTTATTAAGGGTCAATTCGGCGAGGCCGGCGCTCGCATAATGTCCTTGCGTGATGGAACCGCGAAGATGTCTAAATCCGACCCATCGGAGAACGCCTGTATTTTTCTGTCCGACGATGCGGATGCGATTGCAAAAAAAATTAAAAAAGCAAAATCCGATCCTGACCCATTGCCCTCCGAGCCGGATGGCCTGGAAGGCCGGCCGGAAGCGGCGAATCTTGTTGGGATTTTTGCTGCACTTTCAGGCAAGTCTCAGGAAGAGGTGCTTACCGATTTTGGCGGGCAGGGTTTTGGCGTATTCAAGCCTGCCCTCGCTGATCTGGTGGTAGATAAAATCGCCCCAATCAGTGCTGAGTTGCGTCGGCTTGAAGCTGATCCGGCATTCTTGCAAGGCGTATTGAAAAAAGGCGCTGAACGGGCCTCGGCTGTCGCTGACCCAATTGTTAAGGAAGTCAAGGAAGTCGTGGGCTTTCTCGTTTGA
- the murJ gene encoding murein biosynthesis integral membrane protein MurJ gives MSRNLFKSLATVSGMTMLSRVLGFVRQIFMAGIIGAGGNPVADAFWAAFRLPNMFRRLFAEGAFHAAFIPMFQGRKVDEGNEAAKAFAEEVLAGLVFLLTLLTAIVEIAAPLFVYLIASGFGDDPEKFALTTLYTRIMFPYLMMMSLVGLLSGVLNSLGRFAASAGAPLALNVCLITAILLYANADIEITGQAASWGVFAGGLVQLAILLWGAWRQGFLLKLRMPKLTPSMKRLFVLGAPGFISAGAVQINLIIGTNIASQQPGAVSWLMNADQLYQLPLAVIGIALAVVLLPLLSERVKAGDEKGAARALNRSLELSALLAIPAAAAFVVMAEPICDALFRGIAGDALSFFGVKRSAFTANDVAMTGAALAIFGCGLPAFVWHKIFLPAYFAREDTRTPMNYALISIFINTALALALFPFIGFIAVAAATVIAAWVQVILLAQKLYRQGLFSPGGRLGTRLLRILIASGGMAALVAWALPYSESLAQHIWGREWIVTVLLAGAGALTYGILAFVLGAARLADYKRPSSGE, from the coding sequence ATGAGCCGCAACCTGTTTAAATCACTCGCGACCGTTAGCGGCATGACCATGCTAAGCCGGGTGCTCGGGTTCGTGCGCCAGATTTTCATGGCCGGCATTATTGGCGCGGGTGGAAATCCGGTTGCGGACGCCTTCTGGGCCGCCTTTCGTCTGCCGAATATGTTTCGCCGATTGTTCGCTGAAGGGGCTTTCCACGCCGCTTTCATACCCATGTTTCAGGGGCGCAAAGTTGATGAAGGCAATGAGGCGGCAAAAGCGTTCGCGGAGGAAGTTCTTGCGGGTCTCGTCTTTCTCTTAACGCTGTTGACGGCGATCGTGGAAATAGCGGCGCCACTCTTTGTCTATCTTATTGCATCGGGTTTCGGAGATGACCCTGAGAAATTCGCCCTAACGACCCTCTACACGCGTATCATGTTTCCGTATCTCATGATGATGTCGCTGGTCGGGCTCCTTAGCGGTGTTTTGAACTCACTAGGGCGTTTTGCGGCATCGGCGGGCGCGCCGCTTGCGTTGAATGTTTGTTTGATCACAGCGATTTTGTTGTACGCCAACGCGGATATAGAGATCACGGGGCAAGCCGCATCTTGGGGAGTATTTGCAGGAGGGCTTGTTCAACTCGCAATATTGCTTTGGGGCGCCTGGCGGCAGGGTTTTTTGCTCAAGCTTCGGATGCCGAAACTAACGCCGTCCATGAAGCGTTTATTTGTTTTAGGCGCGCCAGGGTTCATCAGCGCCGGCGCCGTTCAAATCAACCTGATTATTGGCACCAACATCGCCAGTCAGCAGCCAGGGGCAGTCTCGTGGCTGATGAACGCTGACCAGCTTTACCAGCTTCCTCTCGCCGTAATTGGCATTGCGCTAGCTGTGGTGCTTCTACCCTTGCTTTCAGAACGTGTGAAAGCGGGCGATGAAAAAGGCGCGGCGCGGGCGCTCAACCGTTCGCTGGAGTTATCTGCGTTGCTGGCCATTCCCGCCGCAGCGGCTTTCGTCGTCATGGCGGAGCCAATTTGCGATGCGCTGTTTCGCGGCATCGCAGGTGACGCGCTTTCTTTCTTCGGGGTAAAACGCTCGGCTTTTACGGCAAATGACGTCGCCATGACCGGCGCTGCGCTTGCCATTTTCGGTTGCGGTTTACCGGCATTCGTCTGGCATAAGATTTTTCTGCCCGCCTATTTCGCTCGCGAGGATACGCGGACGCCCATGAACTACGCGTTGATTTCCATTTTTATCAATACTGCGTTGGCCTTGGCGCTTTTTCCATTTATCGGGTTTATCGCCGTCGCTGCGGCGACCGTCATTGCAGCGTGGGTGCAAGTGATCCTGTTGGCTCAAAAACTTTACCGGCAGGGGCTGTTTTCTCCCGGCGGTCGCCTCGGCACTCGGCTATTGCGGATTTTAATTGCATCGGGCGGGATGGCGGCGCTGGTCGCGTGGGCATTGCCGTATTCGGAAAGCCTTGCTCAGCATATTTGGGGCCGGGAATGGATTGTAACTGTGCTGCTCGCAGGCGCAGGCGCGCTCACATACGGCATTTTAGCCTTCGTGCTTGGCGCCGCGCGGCTGGCGGACTACAAGCGCCCTTCCAGCGGCGAATAA
- the glnD gene encoding [protein-PII] uridylyltransferase: MTETSAPAGVKTYLSSVSLDEAISAAVASEEAGQDHGATGKVLKNAIVLLRRQTLREVARGDRIAARLSKGVDDMILALFKHSKEGIGQDIAICAIGGFGRVELAPYSDVDLLFLHTPDVEEKLREALNRILYPLWDSGLKIGYAAHTPETAIKFAKDDIVARTAYLDARFLCGGKKIFEEFASSYEKLRKKSIPEFVAAKLKEQDERQAAFFETRFLVEPDVKEAKGGLRDIHTLRWIYKYAYGDAIGKSKAIDRILDQSERQALSKCERFLWSVRAHLHDYRGRADEKLTFDVQPEIASRLGYADRKNMTAAERLMKHYFVNAVEVGRLTRLMCARLEEERTKRLPRLPKLLPKQLQKDEAPGRPNLRLRNGRLDFDSAAKARKQPRDLFRLFRAFGKQPKFDFHPDALAIVAEQTPSVTQKVRRDPIIATLFGRILCDSEDPVRVLRIMEEAGLLGKYIPAFGSIVGRIDYGLYRRFTLDEHVLRCVGLLHQIRHGELTMEHPIATKIVRGADNPMIFYLGVLLHETIWSLRDKTASGAERLVTRICKRLGLDENEAALAGWAASRHLLLVRTAERRNLTEAHAISEFAASVGARERLDLMLVLSVCHLKVVGLQSWDEMTRLRLSELYEAAALWFDHGPGALEKKLDARAEEIRGEAKEKLTGWKEKERKAFLDRLDDAMLRSLNADIIARFARLARAAENDAANAAVVATPRDGDLEAIVYTNDRPGLLADLAGAVASTGMSVRTVQALTTEDGKAIDIFIIQSPDGIPVEDPDQSRRLHQALLTAASAPPGEKPVMRRRLGDRREIFSVAPSVRIEVNASEEAMVIEAEGLDRPGLLYELTTALAREGATISSAHIATYGERAVDAFYLQNAAGSKLADKAVLERIEKSLLKVLSAGSDG; the protein is encoded by the coding sequence GTGACAGAAACTTCAGCGCCTGCGGGCGTAAAAACCTATCTATCAAGCGTGTCGCTCGACGAAGCGATTAGTGCGGCCGTCGCCTCCGAGGAGGCGGGGCAGGATCATGGCGCGACAGGCAAGGTGCTTAAAAACGCAATTGTGCTGTTGCGTCGTCAGACCTTGCGTGAGGTGGCGCGCGGAGACCGCATCGCTGCGCGTTTGTCCAAGGGCGTGGATGACATGATCTTAGCCCTTTTTAAGCATTCAAAAGAGGGGATCGGACAAGATATTGCGATATGTGCGATTGGCGGTTTTGGCCGTGTGGAACTTGCGCCCTATTCTGATGTGGACCTGTTATTTCTCCACACACCGGATGTTGAGGAGAAGTTGCGAGAGGCCTTAAACCGAATCCTTTACCCGCTCTGGGATTCAGGTTTGAAGATCGGTTATGCGGCGCATACGCCGGAAACTGCCATAAAGTTCGCAAAGGACGATATTGTTGCCCGCACCGCATACCTTGACGCAAGGTTTTTATGCGGGGGGAAAAAGATATTTGAGGAGTTTGCGTCTTCATACGAAAAGCTACGAAAGAAAAGCATTCCTGAATTTGTTGCTGCAAAACTAAAAGAACAAGATGAACGTCAAGCAGCATTTTTTGAAACACGGTTCCTAGTTGAACCTGATGTCAAAGAAGCCAAGGGCGGGCTTCGCGATATCCACACGTTACGGTGGATTTATAAATACGCCTATGGCGATGCAATCGGTAAAAGCAAGGCGATTGACCGCATCCTCGATCAATCTGAAAGACAGGCTTTATCTAAGTGTGAGCGTTTTTTATGGTCCGTACGCGCCCATCTTCATGATTATCGCGGGCGTGCTGACGAAAAACTGACGTTTGATGTGCAGCCGGAAATCGCCTCTCGCCTCGGTTATGCAGATCGAAAGAATATGACAGCGGCGGAAAGGTTGATGAAACACTATTTCGTCAATGCTGTTGAAGTCGGCCGATTGACGAGGCTTATGTGTGCCCGCCTAGAAGAAGAGCGGACTAAGCGGCTGCCGCGGTTGCCTAAACTCCTGCCAAAGCAATTACAAAAAGATGAGGCGCCGGGGAGGCCCAACTTGCGCTTGCGTAATGGCAGGTTGGATTTTGACAGCGCTGCTAAAGCACGCAAGCAACCTCGTGATTTATTCCGGTTGTTTCGTGCTTTCGGTAAGCAGCCAAAATTTGATTTTCATCCTGATGCGCTGGCGATCGTTGCAGAGCAAACGCCAAGCGTCACGCAAAAAGTGCGGCGCGATCCAATTATTGCGACGCTTTTCGGGCGTATTTTGTGCGACTCTGAGGACCCTGTCCGTGTGCTGCGCATTATGGAGGAGGCGGGCCTTCTCGGAAAGTATATTCCGGCATTTGGTTCAATCGTCGGGCGTATCGATTATGGCTTGTATCGCCGCTTTACACTCGATGAGCATGTATTGCGATGCGTTGGTTTATTGCATCAGATACGCCATGGCGAATTAACCATGGAGCACCCGATCGCCACCAAAATCGTTCGTGGCGCGGATAACCCGATGATTTTTTATCTGGGTGTCCTGCTGCATGAAACGATCTGGTCACTTAGGGATAAAACGGCATCTGGCGCAGAAAGGCTGGTGACGCGGATATGCAAAAGGCTTGGGCTGGATGAAAATGAGGCCGCGCTCGCCGGATGGGCGGCGTCCCGTCACCTGTTACTGGTCCGTACTGCGGAACGGCGCAATCTGACGGAGGCGCATGCAATATCAGAATTTGCAGCATCTGTTGGCGCGCGAGAGCGACTCGATTTGATGCTGGTTTTATCGGTTTGTCATTTGAAAGTTGTCGGGCTTCAGTCATGGGACGAGATGACAAGGCTTCGCCTCTCTGAACTCTATGAGGCTGCTGCGCTTTGGTTTGATCATGGGCCAGGCGCGCTTGAAAAAAAGCTGGACGCTCGCGCTGAAGAAATCCGAGGCGAGGCAAAAGAGAAGCTTACTGGCTGGAAGGAAAAAGAACGAAAGGCTTTTTTGGACCGGCTCGATGATGCGATGCTACGGTCCTTGAATGCCGATATTATCGCACGGTTTGCCAGGCTGGCTCGTGCGGCGGAAAATGACGCTGCTAATGCTGCTGTCGTGGCAACGCCGCGAGACGGTGATCTCGAAGCGATTGTCTACACGAATGACCGGCCCGGGCTTCTCGCCGACCTCGCGGGCGCCGTCGCATCGACCGGCATGAGCGTAAGAACCGTGCAGGCGCTAACGACCGAGGATGGCAAAGCCATTGATATCTTCATCATTCAATCGCCGGACGGCATTCCTGTCGAAGATCCGGACCAGTCGCGGCGTTTGCATCAAGCTCTCTTAACTGCAGCTTCGGCGCCTCCTGGCGAGAAACCAGTTATGCGGCGTCGGCTTGGCGACCGGCGTGAGATTTTCAGTGTGGCGCCCAGTGTCCGAATAGAGGTTAATGCATCTGAAGAAGCGATGGTTATTGAGGCTGAAGGGTTGGATAGGCCAGGCCTTCTTTATGAACTGACCACGGCGCTTGCACGGGAAGGGGCGACTATTTCTTCTGCTCATATCGCAACTTATGGTGAGCGGGCTGTTGATGCGTTCTACCTACAAAACGCCGCCGGTAGTAAACTTGCGGATAAAGCAGTCCTCGAACGGATCGAAAAGTCTCTACTGAAGGTGCTTTCGGCTGGTTCCGACGGGTGA
- the mutS gene encoding DNA mismatch repair protein MutS: MLDKPKKKQQAAPKTQPTPMMVQYLTIKEEAGDALLFYRMGDFYELFFDDAVAAAGALDIALTKRGQHSGADIPMCGVPFHAYESYLAKLIRSGFKVAICEQMESPDEAKKRGSKSVVRREIIRIVTPGTIVEDSLLDARSNNYLAALAILRGGEEAALACVDISTGELSVRETGMDRLVADLASVSPKELVLPELPEDDPWRAKIFDRSSDITITPQAAQYFDSTAGQRRILETFNVASLDGFGDFSRAECGALGALLNYVMLTQAGRTPSLSPPRSASIDDAMVIDAATRSSLEILQTQSGARKGSLLWAVDCTVTGPGARLLASRLSAPLVNSNAIKERHDAVGFFEHSHDLCQRVREILTETPDAARAVSRLAMDRGGPRDLAAIRDTLMKARELAKVISHVDPTPPSKITHALEVMEDKKGESFSALIDMLRSALSDTLPMLARDGGFVAKDYDPGLDSVRMLRDESKRVIAGLEAKYREQTNVKALKIRHNNVLGYFVETPPSHGDKLLASPQDETFIHRQTLASAVRFTTTELADLDAKITRARDEALAREIEIFSNLRSMTLAHREAILAAAGSVAEIDLTASGAVLAREQNFVRPTVDNSHAFEIEGGRHPVVEKAGSERFIANDCRLGDADEPQLWLVTGPNMAGKSTFLRQNALIAILAQAGLYVPAVSARIGVVDRVFSRVGASDDLAGGRSTFMVEMVETAAILNQATDRSLVVLDEIGRGTSTFDGMSIAWAAVEHLHDVNRCRGLFATHYHELTALAEKLSRLSNVSMKVREWNGDVVFLHEVGAGPADRSYGVAVARLAGLPPSAVSRAEAVLEMLEERRKDAGGLVDLPLFAAAEPVKEKAPSDNETMIDALNALNLDSMSPKEALDALYRLKSKLDQL, from the coding sequence ATGCTCGATAAACCGAAAAAGAAACAACAGGCCGCGCCCAAAACGCAGCCGACACCGATGATGGTGCAGTATCTCACCATCAAGGAGGAGGCTGGTGATGCGTTGTTGTTTTATCGCATGGGGGATTTTTACGAGCTTTTTTTTGATGACGCTGTAGCGGCTGCGGGAGCGCTCGATATAGCGCTTACGAAAAGGGGGCAACACAGCGGCGCTGACATCCCGATGTGCGGCGTGCCTTTCCATGCATATGAGTCGTATCTCGCAAAGTTGATACGATCAGGATTCAAGGTTGCTATTTGTGAGCAAATGGAGAGTCCGGATGAGGCGAAAAAACGGGGCTCGAAATCTGTCGTTCGCAGGGAAATCATTCGAATTGTCACACCCGGGACAATCGTTGAGGATTCTCTCCTCGATGCGCGCTCAAACAATTACCTTGCCGCGCTTGCGATTTTGCGTGGCGGTGAAGAAGCGGCGCTTGCGTGCGTGGATATCTCGACGGGTGAGTTGTCCGTACGTGAAACCGGTATGGACCGGCTCGTGGCGGACCTGGCAAGCGTATCGCCCAAAGAGCTGGTCTTGCCTGAACTGCCAGAAGACGATCCCTGGCGGGCCAAGATCTTTGACCGTTCAAGCGACATCACAATCACGCCGCAAGCCGCCCAGTATTTTGATTCAACTGCTGGTCAGCGTCGCATATTGGAAACATTCAATGTTGCCTCGCTTGACGGCTTTGGCGACTTTTCCCGCGCTGAGTGCGGCGCGCTTGGCGCTCTTTTGAATTATGTCATGCTGACACAGGCAGGGCGGACACCGTCCCTCAGTCCGCCACGCAGTGCTTCTATTGACGATGCGATGGTGATCGATGCCGCGACACGGTCGTCTCTGGAAATTCTGCAAACACAATCTGGCGCGAGAAAGGGGTCTCTGCTGTGGGCTGTAGATTGCACAGTCACAGGCCCGGGCGCACGATTATTGGCGTCACGTCTTTCTGCGCCTCTTGTGAATAGTAACGCCATCAAAGAACGACATGATGCGGTTGGTTTTTTTGAACATTCCCATGACTTGTGCCAACGAGTGCGTGAGATTTTAACGGAAACACCGGACGCTGCGCGTGCTGTTTCCCGTTTGGCGATGGATCGCGGCGGTCCCCGCGATCTCGCTGCTATCCGCGATACGCTGATGAAGGCTCGTGAACTCGCTAAAGTAATTTCTCATGTCGACCCGACGCCTCCATCGAAAATCACCCATGCGTTGGAGGTAATGGAAGATAAGAAAGGCGAAAGTTTTTCTGCGTTGATTGACATGTTGCGAAGCGCCTTGAGTGATACGCTGCCCATGCTGGCGAGAGACGGTGGTTTTGTTGCAAAGGACTATGATCCAGGGCTTGATTCAGTCCGTATGCTTCGGGATGAATCAAAACGCGTCATTGCCGGCCTCGAAGCCAAGTATCGCGAGCAGACTAACGTCAAGGCACTTAAAATTCGCCATAACAACGTGCTTGGCTATTTTGTTGAGACGCCGCCTTCCCACGGTGATAAACTTTTGGCGTCACCGCAAGACGAGACGTTCATTCATCGTCAGACCCTTGCCAGCGCTGTGCGGTTTACGACCACAGAACTTGCTGATCTTGACGCAAAAATTACGCGCGCGCGTGATGAGGCGCTGGCTCGCGAGATCGAAATTTTCAGCAACTTGCGTTCGATGACGCTGGCGCATCGCGAAGCCATATTGGCCGCCGCCGGCTCAGTTGCTGAAATTGACCTTACTGCAAGTGGGGCGGTGCTGGCGCGCGAACAAAATTTCGTTCGACCCACAGTCGATAATAGTCACGCCTTTGAGATCGAAGGGGGGCGACACCCTGTCGTTGAAAAGGCTGGCAGTGAGCGTTTTATCGCCAATGATTGCAGGCTGGGTGATGCAGACGAGCCTCAATTGTGGCTTGTTACCGGCCCGAACATGGCTGGCAAATCCACTTTTTTGCGACAGAATGCGTTAATCGCAATTCTCGCACAGGCAGGGCTTTACGTGCCTGCCGTAAGTGCTCGAATTGGTGTTGTGGATCGCGTTTTTTCAAGGGTCGGTGCGTCTGATGATCTTGCGGGAGGGCGTTCCACTTTCATGGTTGAAATGGTGGAAACCGCAGCAATTTTGAATCAGGCAACCGATAGATCCCTAGTGGTGCTGGATGAAATCGGGCGCGGTACATCCACATTTGACGGCATGTCTATCGCCTGGGCGGCGGTTGAGCATCTCCATGACGTTAACCGCTGTCGCGGATTGTTCGCCACGCATTATCATGAACTGACGGCGCTGGCGGAGAAGCTTTCAAGACTTTCCAATGTTTCCATGAAAGTCCGTGAATGGAACGGCGATGTCGTGTTTTTGCACGAAGTCGGAGCGGGGCCGGCCGACCGGTCCTATGGTGTTGCCGTAGCGCGCCTTGCTGGTCTGCCGCCGTCCGCCGTTTCTCGGGCGGAAGCGGTTCTTGAAATGCTGGAAGAGCGCAGGAAAGATGCAGGGGGACTGGTCGATCTGCCGCTCTTTGCTGCCGCAGAGCCAGTCAAAGAAAAAGCGCCGTCTGACAATGAGACAATGATCGACGCACTCAATGCGCTTAATCTCGATTCGATGTCGCCCAAAGAAGCACTTGATGCGCTTTACCGGTTGAAATCCAAATTGGATCAGCTATGA
- a CDS encoding M48 family metallopeptidase, which yields MSASHTTRTEINIREQSTPLIVRVNRRAKQLILKVDPIAGEILATAPSKRAIPEAIRFAQDRIDWIAEQLSDSLRGRPFSADMRIPFAGIEHIILNDPSSRRSVQVDAELIPAIRVGGQPEHLNRRVSDWLKREARKRITHKADEYCRALGKERRRINIRDTRTRWGSCSSEGVLSFSWRLILAPPDILDYVVAHECAHLIHMNHSPAFWRVVRQLGVDARAAATWLDQQGPALFSYGVAENG from the coding sequence ATGTCAGCCAGTCACACCACCAGAACAGAGATCAATATACGCGAGCAATCAACTCCGTTGATTGTGCGCGTCAACCGCCGCGCCAAGCAATTGATTCTAAAGGTTGATCCGATAGCTGGGGAAATCTTGGCGACAGCGCCGTCAAAACGAGCGATCCCCGAGGCGATTCGTTTTGCGCAAGACCGGATAGACTGGATTGCCGAACAGCTCAGCGATTCTCTGCGCGGCAGACCGTTTTCTGCTGACATGCGTATTCCCTTTGCCGGCATTGAACATATTATCCTGAACGACCCTTCCTCACGAAGGTCCGTTCAGGTTGACGCCGAACTAATACCGGCAATCCGCGTCGGCGGTCAGCCGGAGCACCTGAACCGCCGAGTTTCTGATTGGCTCAAACGGGAGGCGAGAAAACGCATCACCCACAAGGCTGATGAGTACTGCAGGGCTCTTGGAAAAGAGCGCCGCCGCATTAACATCAGAGATACAAGGACCCGGTGGGGATCATGCTCATCGGAGGGCGTCCTGTCTTTTTCCTGGAGGCTTATACTCGCTCCGCCCGATATCCTTGATTATGTTGTCGCTCATGAGTGCGCACACTTGATTCATATGAATCATTCGCCAGCATTCTGGCGCGTCGTTCGTCAGCTAGGTGTCGATGCGAGAGCCGCGGCAACTTGGCTTGACCAGCAAGGACCAGCGCTCTTCAGCTATGGCGTAGCGGAGAACGGTTAG